From Streptomyces sp. TLI_105, the proteins below share one genomic window:
- a CDS encoding S41 family peptidase, protein MSDDVAYLRFPHLHDDLLCFAAEDDLWVAPLVPEGHRPGRAWRLTVDRTRVGHPRFSPDGRHIAYTNWRSLDPEIHLVPIGGGPARRLSYWGSTDTRVCGWTPPDKDGRSDILAVSSHGQPFSYYSWAYTVPTDGSPGLRMPWGPVSDIALTDDPAICGDGAERRTLLLTGKPPHEPAAWKRYLGGATGRLWLHGERLLPDLGGHLDCAMVVDGRIAFLSDHEGIGNLYSCLPDGTDLRRHTDHDDFYARHASSDGHRVVYQCAGELWTVDALTADSRPRKLEVRLGGQRVGRRSYQVPAAHHVDAVSVDETGRASAVSVRGSLYWLTHRDGPARTIIDTPGVRVRLPEMLGSGGQVAYVTDAEGEDAVEVAYLPRASGDRPPRRLASGALGRVEELVSDPDGERLAIASHDGRLLLLTVSEEAAAAAGTEEPDGEVTELIRSVNGPVRDLAFSPDGDWLTWSHPGIGRSLRSIKMARISGPGPRTVVDVTNGRFEDENPVFTRDGRYLAFLSWRGFDPVYDVHTGDLSFPLGCRPYLVPLSSATPSPFALLPDGRPAAGGLDPADDDTETGDGTVTVEIEGLPDRVTPFPVAASKYSALHPVSGGGLVWLRWPISGALGETFANPADTSGKPTLEHFSITKARKSELAKDLDWFAVSGDGTRLVVADEGELRAVPATEPGDGDSTVYLDLRRILHEIDPGAEWRQAFDEAGRIVRAYFWEPDMGGVDWTAVLDQYRPLVERVASPDEFADLLREVMGELGTSHAYVTPARRNEGPPHYQRPMGLLGANLVPREAGWTVKRILPGESSDSKARSPLAGTGIREGAVLTHVDGRPVDPVTGPYPLLSGTGGTTVELTFVPAEGEGRARRVAVVPLIDERPLRYQDWVAKRRAVVREVSGGRCGYLHIPDMGGSGWAQFNRDLRMEVSRPALIVDVRGNAGGNISELVIEKLTRRILGWDLTRNAQPVSYASNAPRGPVVALADEATSSDGDMITAAFKLLGLGPVVGQRTWGGVVGMTGRHRLGDGTQITVPMNAAWFPEYGWSLENHGVEPDLAILRTPLDWAEGRHAQLDDAVHVALALLDETPAASPPGYESLPDRSRPKLPPRPEND, encoded by the coding sequence GTGAGTGACGACGTCGCGTATCTCCGTTTTCCGCACCTCCACGACGACCTGCTGTGCTTCGCCGCCGAGGACGACCTGTGGGTCGCCCCGCTCGTCCCCGAGGGTCACCGCCCCGGCCGGGCCTGGCGCCTCACCGTCGACCGGACGCGGGTCGGCCACCCGCGCTTCTCGCCGGACGGTCGGCACATCGCGTACACGAACTGGCGCAGCCTCGACCCCGAGATCCACCTCGTCCCCATCGGCGGCGGCCCCGCCCGGCGGCTCAGCTACTGGGGCTCCACCGACACCCGGGTCTGCGGCTGGACGCCTCCCGACAAGGACGGCCGCTCCGACATCCTCGCCGTCTCCTCGCACGGGCAGCCCTTCTCGTACTACTCCTGGGCCTACACCGTCCCCACCGACGGCTCCCCCGGCCTCCGCATGCCCTGGGGCCCCGTCTCGGACATCGCCCTCACCGACGACCCCGCCATCTGCGGGGACGGCGCCGAGCGCCGCACCCTCCTCCTCACCGGCAAGCCGCCGCACGAGCCGGCCGCCTGGAAGCGGTACCTCGGCGGCGCCACCGGCCGCCTCTGGCTCCACGGGGAGCGGCTGTTGCCCGACCTCGGCGGCCACCTCGACTGCGCCATGGTCGTCGACGGCCGCATCGCCTTCCTCTCCGACCACGAGGGCATCGGCAACCTCTACTCCTGCCTGCCCGACGGCACCGACCTGCGCCGCCACACCGACCACGACGACTTCTACGCCCGGCACGCCTCCAGCGACGGACACCGGGTCGTCTACCAGTGCGCGGGCGAGCTGTGGACCGTCGACGCCCTCACCGCCGACTCCCGCCCCCGCAAGCTGGAGGTGCGGCTCGGCGGCCAGCGCGTCGGCCGCCGCTCCTACCAGGTGCCGGCCGCCCACCACGTCGACGCCGTCTCCGTCGACGAGACCGGCCGGGCCTCCGCCGTCTCCGTGCGCGGCAGCCTCTACTGGCTCACCCACCGAGACGGCCCCGCCCGCACCATCATCGACACCCCCGGCGTCCGCGTCCGGCTCCCCGAGATGCTCGGCAGCGGCGGCCAGGTCGCCTACGTCACCGACGCCGAGGGCGAGGACGCCGTCGAGGTCGCCTATCTGCCGCGCGCCAGCGGCGACCGGCCGCCCCGCAGGCTCGCCTCGGGCGCCCTCGGCCGGGTCGAGGAACTCGTCTCCGACCCCGACGGCGAGCGCCTCGCGATCGCCTCCCACGACGGCCGGCTCCTCCTCCTGACCGTGTCCGAAGAGGCGGCCGCCGCCGCGGGCACGGAGGAGCCCGACGGCGAGGTGACGGAACTGATCAGGTCCGTCAACGGCCCCGTCCGCGACCTCGCCTTCTCCCCCGACGGCGACTGGCTGACCTGGTCCCACCCGGGCATCGGCCGCTCCCTGCGCTCCATCAAGATGGCCCGGATCTCCGGCCCCGGCCCCCGCACCGTCGTCGACGTCACCAACGGGCGCTTCGAGGACGAGAACCCGGTCTTCACCCGCGACGGCCGCTACCTCGCCTTCCTCTCCTGGCGCGGCTTCGACCCGGTGTACGACGTGCACACCGGCGACCTGTCCTTCCCGCTCGGCTGCCGCCCCTACCTCGTCCCGCTCTCCTCCGCCACGCCCTCCCCCTTCGCGCTCCTCCCCGACGGGCGCCCGGCGGCCGGCGGCCTCGACCCCGCCGACGACGACACCGAGACCGGCGACGGCACGGTCACCGTCGAGATCGAGGGCCTCCCCGACCGGGTCACCCCCTTCCCGGTCGCCGCCTCCAAGTACTCGGCGCTGCACCCGGTCAGCGGCGGCGGCCTGGTCTGGCTGCGCTGGCCCATCTCGGGCGCGCTCGGCGAGACCTTCGCCAACCCGGCCGACACCTCGGGCAAGCCCACCCTGGAGCACTTCTCCATCACCAAGGCCCGCAAGAGCGAACTCGCCAAGGACCTCGACTGGTTCGCGGTCAGCGGCGACGGCACCCGGCTCGTCGTCGCCGACGAGGGCGAACTGCGGGCCGTGCCCGCCACCGAGCCCGGCGACGGCGACTCCACCGTCTACCTGGACCTGCGGCGCATCCTGCACGAGATCGACCCCGGCGCCGAATGGCGGCAGGCCTTCGACGAGGCCGGCCGGATCGTCCGCGCCTACTTCTGGGAGCCCGACATGGGCGGCGTCGACTGGACGGCCGTCCTCGACCAGTACCGGCCCCTCGTCGAACGGGTCGCCTCCCCCGACGAGTTCGCCGACCTGCTCCGCGAGGTGATGGGCGAACTCGGCACCTCGCACGCGTACGTCACCCCCGCCCGCCGCAACGAGGGACCGCCGCACTACCAGCGGCCCATGGGCCTCCTCGGCGCCAACCTCGTGCCCCGCGAGGCCGGCTGGACCGTGAAGCGCATCCTGCCCGGCGAGTCCTCCGACTCCAAGGCCCGCTCCCCGCTCGCCGGCACCGGCATCCGCGAGGGCGCCGTCCTCACCCACGTCGACGGCCGGCCCGTCGACCCCGTCACCGGCCCGTACCCGCTGCTCTCCGGCACCGGCGGCACCACCGTCGAGCTCACCTTCGTCCCCGCCGAGGGCGAGGGCCGCGCCCGCCGCGTCGCCGTCGTCCCCCTCATCGACGAGCGCCCCCTGCGCTACCAGGACTGGGTCGCCAAACGCCGTGCGGTCGTCCGCGAGGTCAGCGGCGGCCGCTGCGGCTACCTCCACATCCCCGACATGGGCGGCTCCGGCTGGGCCCAGTTCAACCGCGACCTGCGCATGGAGGTCTCCCGGCCCGCCCTCATCGTCGACGTCCGCGGCAACGCCGGCGGCAACATCAGCGAACTCGTCATCGAGAAACTGACCCGCAGGATCCTCGGCTGGGACCTCACCCGGAACGCCCAGCCCGTCAGTTACGCCTCCAACGCCCCGCGCGGCCCCGTCGTCGCCCTCGCCGACGAGGCCACCTCCTCCGACGGCGACATGATCACCGCCGCCTTCAAACTCCTCGGCCTCGGCCCCGTCGTCGGACAGCGCACCTGGGGCGGGGTCGTCGGCATGACCGGCCGCCACCGGCTCGGCGACGGCACCCAGATCACGGTGCCGATGAACGCGGCCTGGTTCCCCGAGTACGGCTGGTCCCTGGAGAACCACGGCGTCGAACCCGACCTCGCGATCCTCCGCACCCCCCTCGACTGGGCCGAGGGCCGGCACGCCCAGCTCGACGACGCGGTCCACGTCGCCCTCGCCCTCCTGGACGAGACCCCGGCGGCGAGCCCCCCGGGCTACGAGTCCCTCCCGGACCGCTCCCGCCCGAAACTGCCACCGAGGCCGGAGAACGACTAG
- a CDS encoding GNAT family N-acetyltransferase, whose translation MAVLERLRPDHAPALLAFERENRGFFAARVPDRGDAYFEEFDDRHRELIEAQEAGEIRFHVLVAEGGEIVGRVNLVDVDTGAGSAELGFRLAAKATGRGIATRGVREVCRLAVEEYGLSRLTAFVALGNDASSAVLARAGFGAVGSVTLDDGEPGTAYELDLVLTTATA comes from the coding sequence ATGGCCGTACTTGAGCGTCTCCGACCCGATCACGCCCCCGCCCTGCTCGCCTTCGAGCGGGAGAACCGGGGGTTCTTCGCCGCGCGGGTGCCCGACCGGGGCGACGCGTACTTCGAGGAGTTCGACGACAGGCACCGGGAGCTGATCGAGGCGCAGGAGGCGGGCGAGATCCGCTTCCACGTGCTCGTCGCGGAGGGCGGGGAGATAGTCGGGCGGGTCAACCTGGTCGACGTGGACACCGGCGCGGGCAGCGCCGAGCTCGGCTTCCGGCTCGCCGCGAAGGCGACCGGGCGGGGGATCGCCACCCGGGGGGTGCGGGAGGTGTGCCGGCTGGCCGTCGAGGAGTACGGGCTCAGCCGGCTGACCGCCTTCGTGGCCCTGGGCAACGACGCGTCGAGCGCGGTGCTCGCCCGGGCCGGCTTCGGGGCCGTGGGGAGCGTGACCCTCGACGACGGCGAACCGGGCACCGCCTATGAGCTGGACCTGGTCCTGACCACCGCCACCGCCTGA
- a CDS encoding NAD(P)/FAD-dependent oxidoreductase translates to MAKHEHVRVAVIGSGFGGIGAAVRLRREGITDFVVLERADSVGGAWRDNSYPGCACDVPSHLYSFSFAPNPDWPRTFSGQRHIRAYLEHVTDTFGIRPHLRLNHEMLKARWDAETLRWEIETSGGTFSAEVLVSAAGPLSDPRIPDIPGLADFPGKVFHSARWDHDYDLRGKRVAMVGTGASAIQIVPEIQREVGRLTLFQRTPPWVMPRMDRAISGAERWLHRTLPATATLRRGILWGIRELQVGAFTKHPGELGLVEKLAKANIARSIKDPELRARLTPSYRIGCKRILLSNTYYPALARPNVDVVASGLREVRGSTVIAADGTETEVDAIVFGTGFHVTDIPIAERVVGAEGHTLAESWKDGVQVLRGATAGGFPNLMMIIGPNTGLGNSSMILMIESQLNYMADYLRQLDVLGGRAALAVRPSAVNAWNRKVQARMERTVWKAGGCDSWYLDANGRNTTLWPGTTAEFRRETRQVDLSEYEVIRAPRTAPAALRPSKKKEAAQ, encoded by the coding sequence ATGGCGAAGCACGAGCACGTACGGGTGGCGGTGATCGGATCGGGATTCGGCGGCATCGGAGCCGCCGTCCGGCTGCGCCGCGAGGGGATCACCGACTTCGTCGTCCTGGAGCGGGCCGACTCCGTGGGCGGCGCCTGGCGCGACAACAGCTACCCCGGCTGCGCCTGCGACGTCCCCTCCCACCTCTACTCCTTCTCCTTCGCGCCCAACCCGGACTGGCCCCGCACCTTCTCCGGGCAGCGCCACATCCGCGCCTACCTGGAGCACGTCACGGACACCTTCGGGATCCGTCCGCACCTCCGGCTGAACCACGAGATGCTGAAGGCGCGGTGGGACGCGGAGACGCTGCGCTGGGAGATCGAGACCAGCGGCGGCACCTTCAGCGCCGAGGTCCTCGTCTCCGCCGCCGGACCGCTCTCCGACCCCCGGATCCCCGACATCCCGGGTCTCGCCGACTTCCCCGGCAAGGTCTTCCACTCGGCCCGCTGGGACCACGACTACGACCTCCGCGGCAAGCGCGTCGCCATGGTCGGCACCGGCGCCTCCGCCATCCAGATCGTGCCCGAGATCCAGCGCGAGGTCGGGAGGCTCACCCTCTTCCAGCGCACGCCCCCGTGGGTCATGCCCCGCATGGACCGCGCGATCAGCGGCGCCGAGCGCTGGCTGCACCGGACGCTCCCCGCCACGGCGACCCTGCGCCGGGGCATCCTCTGGGGCATCCGCGAGCTCCAGGTCGGCGCCTTCACCAAGCATCCGGGCGAGCTGGGACTGGTCGAGAAGCTCGCCAAGGCCAACATCGCCCGGTCAATCAAGGACCCGGAGCTGCGGGCCAGGCTGACCCCCTCGTACCGCATCGGCTGCAAGCGGATCCTGCTGTCCAACACGTACTACCCGGCGCTCGCCCGGCCCAACGTCGACGTCGTCGCCTCCGGCCTTCGCGAGGTCCGCGGCTCGACCGTGATCGCCGCCGACGGCACCGAGACCGAGGTCGACGCGATCGTCTTCGGCACGGGCTTCCACGTCACCGACATCCCGATCGCCGAGCGGGTCGTCGGCGCCGAGGGCCACACGCTGGCCGAGTCCTGGAAGGACGGGGTCCAGGTGCTGCGCGGGGCCACCGCGGGCGGCTTCCCCAACCTCATGATGATCATCGGGCCGAACACCGGCCTCGGGAACTCCTCCATGATCCTCATGATCGAGTCCCAGCTGAACTACATGGCCGACTACCTCCGCCAGCTCGACGTCCTCGGCGGCCGCGCCGCCCTCGCCGTCCGCCCCTCCGCCGTGAACGCCTGGAACCGCAAGGTCCAGGCCCGGATGGAGCGGACCGTGTGGAAGGCCGGCGGCTGCGACAGCTGGTACCTCGACGCCAACGGCCGCAACACCACCCTGTGGCCGGGCACCACGGCCGAGTTCCGGCGCGAGACCCGACAGGTCGACCTCTCCGAGTACGAGGTGATCCGCGCCCCCCGGACCGCGCCCGCGGCCCTCCGTCCCTCGAAGAAGAAGGAGGCCGCCCAGTGA
- a CDS encoding GNAT family N-acetyltransferase, giving the protein MVLVDGEVLLRPIRMRDQAAWREVNRRNREWLRPWEATVPPAPPGAPVAQRPTFRQMVRHLRSEANAGRMLPFVIEYRGRLVGQLTVAGITWGSMCSGHVGYWVDSEVAGRGVMPTAVALAVDHCFRVVGLHRMEVCIRPENGPSRRVVEKLGFREEGLRPRYLHIDGAWRDHLVFALTAEEVPEGLLRRWHHARMQ; this is encoded by the coding sequence GTGGTCCTCGTCGACGGCGAGGTGCTGCTCCGACCGATAAGGATGCGCGACCAGGCGGCCTGGCGCGAGGTGAACCGGCGCAACCGCGAGTGGCTGCGGCCCTGGGAGGCGACGGTTCCGCCGGCGCCTCCGGGCGCTCCGGTCGCGCAGCGGCCCACGTTCCGTCAGATGGTGCGCCACCTGCGGTCGGAGGCGAACGCCGGCCGGATGCTGCCGTTCGTGATCGAGTACCGGGGGCGGCTCGTCGGCCAGTTGACGGTGGCCGGGATCACCTGGGGCTCGATGTGCTCGGGGCACGTGGGGTACTGGGTGGACAGCGAGGTGGCCGGGCGCGGGGTGATGCCGACGGCGGTCGCGCTCGCCGTCGACCACTGCTTCCGGGTGGTCGGGCTGCACCGCATGGAGGTGTGCATCCGCCCGGAGAACGGGCCCTCGCGCCGGGTGGTGGAGAAGCTCGGTTTCCGCGAGGAGGGCCTGCGGCCCCGTTATCTCCACATCGACGGCGCGTGGCGGGACCATCTGGTGTTCGCGCTGACGGCGGAGGAGGTGCCGGAGGGGCTCTTGAGGCGCTGGCACCACGCAAGAATGCAATAA
- the glpR gene encoding gephyrin-like molybdotransferase receptor GlpR: MSSSGLIYAVIVGAWAAYLVPMWLRRQDELNEARPTERFSTAIRLLSGRAGMERRYAKELKERDRTAEGPTPDVDPDAETEHLSSVDVRAFSAPAARTEARLELPEPDPEPAPGPAPARPAPGAAERARRGKVLARRRRTTTLLFAAFTLGAVVAAVGGVAFLWAPAFPALLLSAYIVHLRVQERRRFVYVMDRRRAEAAAARLRESRRPAPTPEPEADPAPVAPSVSPQEADRRALVEQTDHAEWVDQQRERGPARGDSWEPVPVPLPTYVTAPVAPRATSGIDITDPETWSAARSSTAADPTPAPSPAPRQRTAQPRRGRDHGRTPLFDQYADDDRPRAANE; this comes from the coding sequence GTGAGCAGCAGCGGCCTCATCTACGCAGTCATCGTCGGGGCCTGGGCCGCCTACTTGGTGCCGATGTGGCTCCGCAGGCAGGACGAGCTGAACGAAGCCCGTCCGACGGAACGCTTCAGCACCGCCATCCGGCTGCTTTCCGGACGGGCGGGCATGGAGCGCCGGTACGCCAAGGAGCTCAAGGAGCGGGACCGTACGGCGGAGGGACCGACGCCCGACGTGGACCCGGACGCGGAGACCGAGCATCTGAGCTCGGTCGACGTCCGGGCCTTCTCCGCGCCCGCGGCCAGGACGGAGGCGCGCCTGGAACTCCCGGAACCCGACCCGGAACCGGCGCCCGGCCCCGCACCGGCCCGGCCCGCCCCGGGCGCCGCCGAGCGCGCCCGCCGCGGCAAGGTCCTCGCCCGGCGCCGCCGGACCACGACGCTCCTCTTCGCCGCCTTCACCCTCGGCGCGGTCGTCGCGGCCGTCGGCGGCGTCGCCTTCCTGTGGGCCCCGGCGTTCCCCGCGCTGCTCCTCAGCGCGTACATCGTGCACCTGCGGGTCCAGGAGCGGCGGCGCTTCGTGTACGTGATGGACCGGCGCCGCGCCGAAGCGGCCGCCGCCCGACTGCGCGAGAGCCGCCGCCCGGCCCCGACCCCGGAGCCGGAGGCCGACCCGGCCCCGGTGGCCCCGTCGGTCTCCCCGCAGGAGGCGGACCGGCGCGCCCTGGTCGAACAGACCGACCACGCGGAGTGGGTGGACCAGCAGCGCGAGCGCGGCCCGGCCCGCGGCGACAGCTGGGAGCCGGTCCCGGTGCCGCTCCCCACGTACGTCACCGCCCCGGTCGCCCCGCGCGCCACGAGCGGCATCGACATCACGGACCCGGAGACCTGGAGCGCGGCCCGCTCCTCCACGGCGGCCGACCCGACCCCCGCCCCGTCCCCGGCGCCCCGCCAGCGCACCGCCCAGCCCCGCCGCGGCCGTGACCACGGCCGCACCCCGCTCTTCGACCAGTACGCCGACGACGACCGCCCCCGAGCGGCCAACGAATGA
- a CDS encoding GNAT family N-acetyltransferase has translation MNIRPTPYDHPDAVELDAAVQAEYAVRYGDEGDATPLDADMFLPPHGLYLLAYDPEGRPVATGGWRTQDANDHGYADGDAELKRMYVIPEARGLGLARRILAALEADARAAGRVRMVLETGTAQPEAIALYTSSGYEPCAKFGHYRDYPTSRCFAKPLA, from the coding sequence ATGAACATCCGGCCCACGCCCTATGACCACCCCGACGCCGTCGAACTCGACGCCGCGGTGCAGGCCGAGTACGCCGTCCGCTACGGCGACGAGGGCGACGCCACACCGCTGGACGCCGACATGTTCCTCCCGCCCCACGGCCTCTACCTCCTGGCGTACGACCCCGAGGGCCGACCGGTCGCCACGGGCGGCTGGCGCACCCAGGACGCGAACGACCACGGCTACGCGGACGGCGACGCCGAGCTCAAGCGCATGTACGTGATACCCGAGGCCCGCGGCCTGGGCCTGGCCCGCCGCATCCTCGCGGCCCTGGAAGCCGACGCCCGCGCCGCCGGCCGCGTCCGCATGGTCCTCGAGACGGGCACCGCCCAGCCGGAGGCCATCGCCCTCTACACCTCCAGCGGCTACGAACCCTGCGCCAAGTTCGGCCACTACCGCGACTACCCCACCAGCCGCTGCTTCGCGAAGCCCCTGGCCTGA
- a CDS encoding alpha/beta fold hydrolase: MSRHLTSLPESRTLTAVSADGSPIHVEVYGPEGAPAVVLSHGWTCSIAFWAEQIRSLAADHRVIAYDQRGHGRSPAPAATGGSGYSTTALADDLEAVLAATLGPGERAVLAGHSMGGMTVMAAAERPGFRQHAAAVLLCSTGPSRLTAEATVVPLRPGGLRSRLTAAVLGAKAPLGPVNAVSKKILKYATMGPGSAPERVEACARIVHACPRGARYGWSQVLAGLDLEAGLRELRVPAAVLVGTADRLTPAVHSRAMAEALPHCTGFVELAGMGHMTPVEAPEAVTAQIRELTLTYLGVKENEEAGA; the protein is encoded by the coding sequence GTGAGCCGGCACCTGACCTCGCTGCCCGAGTCCCGCACGCTCACCGCCGTCTCCGCCGACGGCTCCCCGATCCACGTCGAGGTGTACGGCCCCGAGGGCGCGCCCGCCGTGGTCCTGTCCCACGGCTGGACCTGCTCGATCGCCTTCTGGGCCGAGCAGATACGGTCCCTCGCCGCCGACCACCGGGTCATCGCCTACGACCAGCGCGGTCACGGCCGGTCCCCCGCGCCCGCCGCGACCGGCGGCTCGGGCTACTCGACGACGGCGCTCGCCGACGACCTGGAGGCGGTGCTCGCGGCCACCCTCGGCCCCGGCGAGCGGGCCGTCCTGGCCGGCCACTCCATGGGCGGCATGACGGTCATGGCGGCCGCCGAGCGGCCCGGCTTCCGGCAGCACGCCGCCGCCGTCCTGCTCTGCTCCACGGGACCCTCGCGGCTGACCGCGGAGGCCACCGTCGTACCGCTCCGGCCCGGCGGGCTGCGGAGCCGGCTGACGGCGGCCGTCCTCGGCGCGAAGGCACCGCTCGGCCCGGTCAACGCCGTGTCGAAGAAGATCCTGAAGTACGCGACGATGGGACCGGGTTCGGCGCCGGAGCGGGTCGAGGCCTGCGCGCGGATCGTGCACGCCTGCCCGCGCGGCGCCCGGTACGGCTGGTCGCAGGTCCTGGCCGGGCTCGACCTGGAGGCGGGGCTGCGGGAGCTCCGGGTCCCGGCGGCCGTGCTCGTCGGCACCGCCGACCGGCTCACCCCGGCCGTCCACTCCCGCGCGATGGCGGAGGCGCTGCCGCACTGCACGGGGTTCGTCGAGCTGGCAGGCATGGGCCACATGACACCGGTGGAGGCCCCGGAGGCCGTCACCGCGCAGATCCGCGAACTGACCCTCACGTACCTGGGCGTGAAGGAGAACGAGGAGGCAGGGGCATGA
- a CDS encoding SDR family oxidoreductase: protein MSRVSLEGQVAVVTGGARGVGELLARKLSARGAKIALVGLEPEQLKEVAGRLHTEADWWHADVTDHEAMARVAAEVKERFGKVDIVVANAGVAAGGPFVDSDPVAWRRVIEVNLIGGAVTGRAFLPVLMESRGYFLQIASLAAITPAPMMTAYCASKSGVEAFAHSLRAEVAYKGVKVGVGYLSWTDTDMVRGADQDDVMKELRQRLPWPSNRTYPLGPAVDRIVAGIERRSAHVYAQWWLRGMQSVRGYLPGLIATVGQREMRRFEPRLGSVSKGLVGAGGAADEQARAEGSSAR, encoded by the coding sequence ATGAGCAGGGTGAGCCTGGAAGGGCAGGTCGCGGTCGTCACCGGTGGGGCCCGGGGGGTCGGGGAGCTCCTCGCCCGCAAGCTCTCGGCGCGCGGTGCGAAGATCGCGCTCGTCGGTCTGGAGCCGGAGCAGCTCAAGGAGGTCGCCGGGCGGCTGCACACGGAGGCCGACTGGTGGCACGCCGACGTCACCGACCACGAGGCGATGGCCCGGGTCGCGGCGGAGGTGAAGGAGCGGTTCGGGAAGGTCGACATCGTCGTCGCCAACGCCGGTGTGGCGGCGGGCGGTCCGTTCGTCGACTCCGACCCGGTCGCCTGGCGGCGGGTCATCGAGGTCAACCTCATCGGCGGCGCCGTCACCGGCCGGGCCTTCCTGCCCGTCCTCATGGAGTCGCGCGGGTACTTCCTCCAGATCGCCTCGCTCGCCGCGATCACGCCCGCCCCGATGATGACGGCGTACTGCGCCTCGAAGTCGGGCGTCGAGGCCTTCGCGCACAGTCTGCGCGCCGAGGTCGCGTACAAGGGCGTGAAGGTCGGCGTCGGCTATCTGTCCTGGACCGACACGGACATGGTGCGGGGCGCGGACCAGGACGACGTGATGAAGGAGCTGCGGCAACGGCTGCCGTGGCCCTCGAACCGCACGTACCCCCTGGGCCCGGCCGTCGACCGGATCGTGGCGGGCATCGAGCGGCGCTCGGCCCATGTGTACGCCCAGTGGTGGCTGCGCGGGATGCAGTCGGTCCGAGGCTATCTGCCGGGCCTGATCGCCACGGTGGGGCAGCGGGAGATGCGGCGCTTCGAGCCGCGCCTGGGCTCGGTCTCCAAGGGGCTGGTGGGCGCGGGCGGGGCGGCCGACGAGCAGGCGCGGGCGGAGGGCTCCTCCGCGCGGTAG
- a CDS encoding exodeoxyribonuclease III encodes MLTVTSVNVNGLRAAAKKGFVEWLAGTSADAVCLQEVRAEEAQLPAEVRTPEGWFTVHAPAAAKGRAGVSLYTRREPDAVRIGFGSAEFDSSGRYVEADLPGVTVASLYLPSGEVGTDRQDEKYRFMGEFLPYLKELRTRAAADGREVVVCGDWNIAHREADLKNWRANKKNAGFLPEEREWLNRVLDEGDGGYVDVVRELHPEQEGPYSWWSYRGRAFDNDSGWRIDYQIATPGLAAKAVKAHVERAATHGERWSDHAPVTAVYEL; translated from the coding sequence ATGCTCACCGTGACCTCCGTGAATGTCAATGGTCTCCGCGCCGCCGCCAAGAAGGGCTTCGTCGAGTGGCTGGCCGGCACCTCCGCCGACGCCGTCTGCCTCCAGGAGGTGCGCGCCGAGGAGGCGCAGCTGCCCGCCGAGGTGCGGACGCCCGAGGGCTGGTTCACCGTCCACGCCCCCGCCGCCGCCAAGGGCCGCGCCGGCGTCTCCCTCTACACGCGCCGCGAGCCCGACGCCGTGCGCATCGGCTTCGGGTCCGCCGAGTTCGACTCCAGCGGCCGGTACGTCGAGGCCGACCTGCCCGGCGTGACCGTCGCCAGCCTCTACCTGCCCTCCGGCGAGGTCGGCACCGACCGCCAGGACGAGAAGTACCGCTTCATGGGCGAGTTCCTGCCGTACCTGAAGGAGCTCAGGACCCGCGCCGCCGCCGACGGGCGCGAGGTGGTCGTCTGCGGCGACTGGAACATCGCCCACCGCGAGGCCGACCTCAAGAACTGGAGGGCCAACAAGAAGAACGCCGGGTTCCTCCCCGAGGAGCGCGAGTGGCTGAACCGGGTCCTCGACGAGGGCGACGGGGGCTACGTGGACGTCGTACGGGAGCTGCATCCCGAGCAGGAGGGGCCCTACTCCTGGTGGTCCTACCGCGGGCGCGCCTTCGACAACGACAGCGGCTGGCGCATCGACTACCAGATCGCCACCCCCGGACTCGCCGCCAAGGCCGTCAAGGCCCACGTCGAGCGGGCCGCGACCCATGGCGAGCGGTGGAGTGATCACGCGCCCGTGACCGCCGTCTACGAGCTGTAG
- a CDS encoding MerR family transcriptional regulator translates to MDELAAAAGITVRTLRFYRERGLIPPPRREGRIAWYDDNHLARLRTIAALLERGHTLNGIADLTTAFESGRGVREVLALPAPSEEEPVRLTPEELADHFAGEVTAENLAAALDLGYLVTDGEEIIHISRRLLDVSAALVREGVPLAEVLKAGARVREHADALAALFTELLRAHTAEDDLGRLRPLAKSVVEAELSMALDRHLRETP, encoded by the coding sequence ATGGACGAGCTCGCCGCCGCCGCCGGCATCACCGTGCGGACCCTGCGCTTCTACCGCGAGCGCGGACTGATCCCGCCGCCCCGCCGCGAGGGCCGGATCGCCTGGTACGACGACAACCACCTGGCCCGACTGCGCACCATCGCCGCCCTCCTGGAGCGCGGCCACACCCTCAACGGCATCGCCGACCTCACCACCGCCTTCGAGAGCGGCCGGGGCGTCCGCGAGGTCCTCGCCCTCCCCGCCCCCTCCGAGGAGGAGCCGGTCCGCCTCACCCCCGAGGAGCTCGCCGACCACTTCGCCGGCGAGGTCACCGCCGAGAACCTCGCCGCCGCGCTCGACCTCGGCTACCTCGTCACCGACGGCGAGGAGATCATCCACATCAGCCGCCGACTGCTCGACGTCTCCGCCGCCCTGGTCCGGGAGGGCGTCCCGCTCGCCGAGGTCCTCAAGGCGGGCGCCCGCGTCCGCGAGCACGCCGACGCCCTCGCCGCGCTCTTCACCGAACTCCTGCGCGCCCACACGGCCGAGGACGACCTGGGCAGGCTGCGCCCGCTCGCCAAGAGCGTGGTGGAGGCCGAGCTGTCGATGGCGCTCGACCGACACCTGCGCGAGACCCCCTGA